One genomic region from Equus caballus isolate H_3958 breed thoroughbred chromosome 4, TB-T2T, whole genome shotgun sequence encodes:
- the LOC100063113 gene encoding gastrula zinc finger protein XlCGF7.1 gives MSDLASSGGGSPAGDGEEGLGDERGLVIHHPAEEQPHRCPLCGQTFSQQPSLVRHQKAHAGAGRAAAFVCPECGKAFSVKHNLEVHQRTHTGERPFPCPECGRCFSLKQNLLTHQRIHSGEKPHQCAQCGRCFREPRFLLNHQRTHARMPAPHPRRPGVFGERRPYFCARCGKSFAREGSLKTHQRSHGHGPDGQAAHLGRVL, from the coding sequence ATGAGCGACCTGGCGTCCTCCGGGGGCGGGTCCCCTGCgggggacggggaagagggccTGGGGGACGAGCGAGGCCTGGTCATCCACCACCCCGCGGAGGAGCAGCCCCACCGCTGCCCGCTGTGCGGCCAGACCTTCTCGCAGCAGCCCAGCCTGGTGCGGCACCAGAAGGCGCACGCTGGGGCAGGCCGCGCGGCCGCCTTCGTGTGCCCCGAGTGCGGCAAGGCCTTCAGCGTCAAGCACAACCTCGAGGTGCACCAGCGCACCCACACCGGCGAGCGGCCCTTCCCCTGCCCCGAGTGCGGGCGCTGCTTCAGCCTCAAGCAGAACCTGCTCACGCACCAGCGCATCCACAGCGGCGAGAAGCCGCACCAGTGCGCGCAGTGCGGCCGCTGCTTCCGCGAGCCGCGCTTCCTGCTCAACCACCAGCGCACGCACGCGCGCATGCCCGCGCCGCACCCGCGCCGGCCCGGCGTGTTCGGGGAGCGGCGGCCCTACTTCTGCGCCCGCTGCGGCAAGAGCTTCGCGCGCGAGGGCTCGCTCAAGACCCACCAGCGCAGCCACGGCCACGGGCCCGACGGCCAGGCGGCCCATTTAGGCCGCGTGCTATGA